GTAAAGGCCCCCGGCAAAAAATAATTATTTATGTGTTACAGAAGACGGGAAAATTCCTCTCGTCTTCTGTTCCTCTGATAAAAAGATCACACTTCCATCAATTTACGGAATTGTTCTTTGACGAGGTTACCTTCGTCGGACTCGGGATAAGATTTTAAGAAGCTCAACAAGCCTTCCACATCCGATACAAATTCTTCGTTTAGACTTTTTCGAATATTGTATCGATTTAATAAGGAAAGAATGACTAGATCGTCATCCGAATTTCTTTCTTCCTTAGCGAATAAAGAATGAGCCAGTTTTTTGTCGTTCTTGTCCGCAATCTCCAATAGTTTCAAGATCGGATACGTATATAAACCATTACGAAAATCTTTTAGAGGGATTTTTCCGGTTTGGTCTCCGGCCTGGAAATAATCGATTGCATCATCCTGCTTTTGGAATAAAGATCCTAAGCGGATCCCGAACTCATGGAGTTTTTTTCTGGTCTTTTTGGGAATATCTGCCAATATCCCCGCAGCTTCCGAAACTGCTCCGAATAAGGACGCAGTTTTCCCGTAGACGACTTTATTATAAATATCTAATGTAATTTTGGGATTTTTTTCCCATTCCATCTGAATGAGCTCGCTAACGGAAAGATCCTTGATCACCGTCGTGAATAGATCCATCAAATCCGGAGAACCTAAACTGTTTAGATGATCTATCCCGCAGGCGAGAAGATAATCTCCGGCCAGGATAGAAGTTTTATTCCCGAATTTGGAAGGAACACTTGGCATCCCTCTTCTGGTTTGGGCCTCATCCACCACATCGTCATGAAGAAGGCTAGCAGCGTGGATCAGCTCAGCGATCGCACCTACGTCGGAGTATTTATCTCCCTTATAACCGAGGATCTTACAAAGACAATAATGTAGAATGGGACGTATCCTCTTTCCACCGGACCGAATCGTATATTCTTTGATCTCGGCCAAAATACGCAGATCTTCGTCTATGATATCTTTTAGTTTTTTATCGAACTTGCGGACTAAGAGATCCTTCAATCCTTTTGATTTCACGCGGGTTTCCTGTTACGACAGTATTTAGAAACGAATTTTCGGCTCAAGCAGTAAAGGAAGCGAGGAGAGAAGTTCGGGACCAAATTCTGGTCAAGGTTTCCACTTATTGTCCAGGGCGAGAAGATGACGGGAAAGGATCTTTTCCATATCCCTGTCCTCTTTTTTGCGGTAGATATGGATGAGGTTGCGGAACATTCTTTTGAGAATTGTCAAACTACTTGCATGAGTGAAATATCTTTCGTGAGCCTGGAATCCGTTCGCTTTTAGAAAACGAATGCAGGTGGAACGATCTAACATTACACCGCCATGATAAGAATCAATATATGTCTGGAATTCGGAAGATTCGAAATGTAAGAGAAAATGCAGAGGCATATTGACCCCATATAAGGGAAGCTGTAATCTATGCGCTACTAATAGATAGATTACGGAAAGAGAAATCGGAATTCCTTTTTTAGATGAGAATACCTTGTGCAGATAAGAATTGTTAGGATCCTCGTATTGGTCGTGGTTTCCGCCAAAACCTTCTTCCTGTGAGAGAACTCTCGTTAAAAAATGCACCTTAACTTCGTCGGAAGCAAGGTCTTCGTTCAGGTCTACTAACTCTTCGACTCGAATCGCGATCTTATCCAAGTAAGTTCTGAATTCCAAATAAGAAAGATCTGAATCAATAACGGAAGAAAGAAGGAACACACCTTCCTCAAGATCATCATAATGATTTGGATGACCCTTTTCCGCTAAGATAGAATAACGATAACTGATCCTTTCAGAATGAACCGCAGCGCTTACCGAACGTGCAAACACTCTTAAAGTAGGATCTTTGAGTTCATCTGCAATATCCTGAACTCTAACTTGCCAAGGGATCATGCTAGCGATCTCTTTTATGATTCTAGATTTATCTTGTAGAGATGAAAACTCCAGCTGATAAAACTTGTCCTCGATCTTGTCCGGAGGAAAAGGAACTGTGCCGAAGGAAGAATCGGAGGATTGCATATCTATAAAATCTAATTTCAAAAACGAAAGTCAATTCGGATCTGAAAGATCTAAGTAAAAAAAGGATGAGTACAATAAATTAACTATGTCTTCCATCTTTTTCGAACGCACTTGTTTAAGTGATCGGAAAATGAATGAGACTTTTGTTATGTTAAGGAGAATGTTTTTGGGTTAGAAAAATTTCTTTCTCTAACCCGAGAGGATTAAGCGATTACTTGTTCTAATTCTTCCAATGCTTTCTTTTCTTGTTCCGCATTCGGAGGAGTTCCATGCCAACCTGGATTATTTTCCATGAAGGAGACACCTTTTCCGAGTACGGTCTCGAAAAGAATAATTGTAGGAGAACCTTTATGAGATTTTGCTTTTTCGAAAGCGGAAATAATGGACTCAATATTATGACCATCCGCTTCTAATACATTCCATCCGAATGCAGCAAACTTTTTGTTTAGAGGTTCCAGATTCATTACGTCTTTGGTGAATCCGTCGATCTGAATCCCATTTTTATCCATAAACGCAATCAAGTTATCGGTTTTATAATGAGCAGCGGATTGAGCCGCTTCCCAGGTCATACCTTCTCCACATTCTCCGTCAGAAATACATGCATATACTTTGTAGTCTTTTTTAGAAAGTCTTGCTCCTAAAGCGATCCCAACAGAAACAGAAAGTCCCTGTCCCAAGGATCCGGAAGAACTTTCGATCCCTTTTAAATAACGGGTAGAAGGATGTCCCTGTAATTTGGAGTTTATGTTCCTAAAGGTGAGAAGTTCGGACTCGGGGAAAAATCCGGCTTGGGCCATAGCAGCATAACGTACTGCGCATACGTGGCCGTTAGAAAGGATCAATCTGTCTCTATCTTCCCAATCCGGATCGGAAGGTTTATGGTTTAAGACCTTTTTGTATAATACGGCGTAAATATCCGCTAACCCCAGAGGACCACCCGGGTGACCGGATTTTGCCGCAGTAACCATTTTGATCACGTTTTTGCGGATATTATTAGCGAATATTTTGATTTCTTTGGTGTCTTCCATGGTTGCAGAGGCTCCGTATTAATTCGAACGGAACAGAAACAGTCCCGAAAGATAAACGAGTGTGTATAATGGTAGAAAAATAAAATGAAGCTTCCTATGGAATTCTTTTTTTCTAGTCAGTCCCGACCAACCCATGAGTAACATCAGAATCAGGGTAATAGCCGCGACCGCTCTGTGAATATCTATATACAGTTTATCTACTGTTGCGATAAGACCCGCCTGCTCGATCCCTTCTCCTAAATACTTTAAACCAAGTAAATAAACTGCAGTCCCCAGATTGAAAAGAATTCCTCCCGAATTAAAAATCCTATGAAGTCGATTGTTCCGAATGCGAAACCAATAGCCTGTATAAAAAAATAGGATAGAGAGAGTCATTCCGGTATTGATCAGAAAAAGAGACATCTGTCCAAAAGACAATAATCGAAAGCAGGAGAAAATCCTTTTTAATCGATTGACCCGACAAAATGGTTTCGAAAACTGTCTCTGAACGCTGCCTTAGCTCAATTGGTAGAGCAGCTGATTTGTAATCAGCCGGTTGTGGGTTCGATTCCTATAGGCAGCTCGTTCATTTTTCGAATAAGATTGACCGGCCACCCTGAGCAAAAATAATGGCTCTCAACAACGGGTAGGTACTCAAGCGGTCAACGAGGGCAGACTGTAAATCTGCTGGCCCAGCCTTCGAAGGTTCGAATCCTTCCCTGCCCAAAAGTTTCTCTCTTTCCCCTTAAAACAAAATCTTAATATACCAAAAAATCCGGAAGGATTCGAAGCTTGCGAGCGAAAGCATTCATAGCGACCCGTAGGGAGCGTAAATGAATGCGACTCGAGCCATGGATGGCGAAGAGCGCGAGCAAGACGCCGTGGAGCCAAGTCGAGCATGAGGCGAGACTGCGTAACGGCGAATCCTTCCCTGCCCAAAAGTTTCTCTCTTTCCCCTTAAAACAAAATCTTAATATACCAAAAAATCCGGAAGGATTCGAAGCTTGCGAGCGAAAGCATTCATAGCGACCCGTAGGGAGCGTAAATGAATGCACTCGAGCCATGGATGGCGAAGAGCGCGAGGAAGACGCCGTGGAGCCAAGTCGAGCACGAGGCGAGACTGCGTAACGGCGAATCCTTCCCTGCCCAAAAGTTTCTCTCTTTCCCCTTAAAACAAAATCCTAATATACCAAAAAATCCGGAAGGATTCGAATAGAGCAATGCGTTCGCGCCCCATAGGAAGCGATGCGAGACAGGAGCGACGGGGAGCCTCTGCAGAAATCTCAAAGATTAGCAAATAGTAGAAAACAGAAACCTACTATTAAATTAAAGAATCGTTGAGTTCCATCTCTTTCTTCAGAATAGCATTAATAATTGTGCTTAGATCTTCATTCTTTTTTAGAGCAATTTTTTTATAATACTCTTCCAACTTTGGATCCAAATAGATTGGAAAGTGAAGGTTTTTCAGATCGCGGGAATAAGTTCCGCGTTTGCCTTTTGAAAAATCGTATTCGTCTCTCATATCATTTAATATCGTTCGAGTAATATTGGTTTTCCTCGAATTTGGTCGCCTTTCTGGCAGATACTATTCGAATAGTTTCCTCTTCATTTTTAGATCTATCAACAAAAATAACTACTGCAATCGTAATATTCATTATTTTTCCCAAAGCAATTTCTCTTATTTCTCCAACTGAATGATCTGGGTCTGACATATATATTGCCCGCGGATCAGCAAAAACGAGAGAAGCTTCTGTAAATGAAATATTATGTTTTTGAATATTGATCTTTTCCTTTTCAATGTCCCATTCAAAACGCATGCGAGCATTTTCGAAGAATACTTAGTAGATGTAAATGTATATCTTGAACAAAAAATATTAGACAACTAGAAAATACGTTCCCCTCATGATTCCTCCTTTGCTTTCTATACAATGTCAAGGCTTCGAAATTCGATATTTCCAAACTACTACCGCGACAGCGATCGTAGCGGTAATCCGGCAATGCGCCATTTATGGTGCTTTGCTGATTGAAGCGTAGAGCGCGGTCCGAGCGCTCGCGAGGAGTCGCCCAAATGATAATTCTGTGGAACCTTCTTCCCAGCCAAGGTCTCATGTTGAACGAGAGTTACCCTATCATGAAAATCAAAAAAGAATTCGTTACGCCTTATTTAGTTTTTATCTTTCTTACCGTGGGGGCCACTGGTGTCTTGATGTTCTTTCATATCTTGGATGATTATACAAAAGTTGTTCATGAGTTTTTAGGGCTAAGTTTCGTCGTTTTTGCAATTTTGCATGTACGAATGAATTGGAGTAATATTAAAAATTATGCGAAGAAGCGGCAGCTTCTTATTCCAAGTATTGCGATTCTTATTCTTTCAATTGCGTTTATCGTCGGAGGGAAAATGCATGGGAATTTGGAAGACCAGATTTT
The DNA window shown above is from Leptospira neocaledonica and carries:
- a CDS encoding polyprenyl synthetase family protein — encoded protein: MKSKGLKDLLVRKFDKKLKDIIDEDLRILAEIKEYTIRSGGKRIRPILHYCLCKILGYKGDKYSDVGAIAELIHAASLLHDDVVDEAQTRRGMPSVPSKFGNKTSILAGDYLLACGIDHLNSLGSPDLMDLFTTVIKDLSVSELIQMEWEKNPKITLDIYNKVVYGKTASLFGAVSEAAGILADIPKKTRKKLHEFGIRLGSLFQKQDDAIDYFQAGDQTGKIPLKDFRNGLYTYPILKLLEIADKNDKKLAHSLFAKEERNSDDDLVILSLLNRYNIRKSLNEEFVSDVEGLLSFLKSYPESDEGNLVKEQFRKLMEV
- a CDS encoding transketolase — its product is MEDTKEIKIFANNIRKNVIKMVTAAKSGHPGGPLGLADIYAVLYKKVLNHKPSDPDWEDRDRLILSNGHVCAVRYAAMAQAGFFPESELLTFRNINSKLQGHPSTRYLKGIESSSGSLGQGLSVSVGIALGARLSKKDYKVYACISDGECGEGMTWEAAQSAAHYKTDNLIAFMDKNGIQIDGFTKDVMNLEPLNKKFAAFGWNVLEADGHNIESIISAFEKAKSHKGSPTIILFETVLGKGVSFMENNPGWHGTPPNAEQEKKALEELEQVIA
- a CDS encoding toxin-antitoxin system, antitoxin component; protein product: MRDEYDFSKGKRGTYSRDLKNLHFPIYLDPKLEEYYKKIALKKNEDLSTIINAILKKEMELNDSLI
- a CDS encoding BrnT family toxin; this encodes MRFEWDIEKEKINIQKHNISFTEASLVFADPRAIYMSDPDHSVGEIREIALGKIMNITIAVVIFVDRSKNEEETIRIVSARKATKFEENQYYSNDIK
- a CDS encoding DUF4405 domain-containing protein produces the protein MIILWNLLPSQGLMLNESYPIMKIKKEFVTPYLVFIFLTVGATGVLMFFHILDDYTKVVHEFLGLSFVVFAILHVRMNWSNIKNYAKKRQLLIPSIAILILSIAFIVGGKMHGNLEDQILEKFAKSPVSDSFKLLNGDYQQSVEILKKNNIIIDDPSKSLEEICIQNKKSPEEIIELILK
- a CDS encoding transglutaminase-like domain-containing protein, translated to MQSSDSSFGTVPFPPDKIEDKFYQLEFSSLQDKSRIIKEIASMIPWQVRVQDIADELKDPTLRVFARSVSAAVHSERISYRYSILAEKGHPNHYDDLEEGVFLLSSVIDSDLSYLEFRTYLDKIAIRVEELVDLNEDLASDEVKVHFLTRVLSQEEGFGGNHDQYEDPNNSYLHKVFSSKKGIPISLSVIYLLVAHRLQLPLYGVNMPLHFLLHFESSEFQTYIDSYHGGVMLDRSTCIRFLKANGFQAHERYFTHASSLTILKRMFRNLIHIYRKKEDRDMEKILSRHLLALDNKWKP